The nucleotide window ATTCTATCTGCTAATTTAACTGCCCATACTTCTTTTGGATGCGCTTTAATTCTTTTTAAACTATCCTGCATTTGTTCTGCCTTTGGCAGTTCTTCATTTTTGGTTAAAGCCAGTACACCGGCCGCAATGTCTTCGCCAAAGGCTTCACTTAGCTCCTCATAACTGGTATTGGTGTCTTCAATAGTGTCATGCAGCAGCGCTACCTGAACGGCACTGGTAACATTAAAGTCCAGGGAGTGCTGGCTTGCAATTAAAATTTCCATAGCTACATTACACACATGCACGAGATAGGGAAGCGGGGTTCCGGTTATGGTTTGCCCTGCGTGTTTGTTCGCCGCAAAACTGATAGCCTTTTGATAAGCAGATTGTAAATCCATAAAAGATATTTAAATTGAAAACCGTGTATAACAGTGCAATTATTTAGCCAATATAAACTGTACATAAGACGTTTAGCTGCACTGATCAAAATTGTTTGGGCTTTTGTTGCCGGGCGGCCGATTCAACTACTTCATTAACCCGTTTAAGCCGCGTCTCAGGTCTTTTGGCTGATAAAATCCAATACAA belongs to Niabella yanshanensis and includes:
- a CDS encoding HD domain-containing protein, whose product is MDLQSAYQKAISFAANKHAGQTITGTPLPYLVHVCNVAMEILIASQHSLDFNVTSAVQVALLHDTIEDTNTSYEELSEAFGEDIAAGVLALTKNEELPKAEQMQDSLKRIKAHPKEVWAVKLADRITNLQKPPELWNASKKSSYLEEAVSIATYLEGGNPYLENRISKLIQSYKIYLL